A window of the Streptococcus sp. 116-D4 genome harbors these coding sequences:
- the pabB gene encoding aminodeoxychorismate synthase component I — protein sequence MHRKTVIDFRSLGERYTFTQPIKELKTRDLAEVANLLAQVESYQEQGYYVVGYVSYEAAPAFEEKLAVHKAPLLQEYLLYFTVHDRVETSPIPLTYDGVDLPSNWQEVTSEKDYEKAIAQIHHHLRQGDTYQVNYTVQLQQDLSANPFAIYNRMVVEQEAGYNAYVEHDEMAVISMSPELFFEQNGRELTTRPMKGTTQRGVTDQEDLAQASWLEQDPKNRSENMMIVDLLRNDMNRISEVGSEHVERLCQVEQYSTVWQMTSTIKSQLREDVNLVTIFRSLFPCGSITGAPKIATMEIIKDLEPQPRGVYCGTIGLLLPYGRRIFNVAIRTIQLYKGQAIYGVGGGITWDSTWESEYREIHQKAAVLYRKQARFQLITTGKISQKCLLFENQHIERLRKASRYFAFPFDLEDLKQKIEEECQACDANQDYRLRISLSKSGKIELSRQVLEPLSLSFCQAKLCLQEANLQQAFTYFKTTHRPHLSLGEQEKIYHNKSGELLETSIGNLVLKISGKLYTPPIRLGILPGIYRQYLLETGQVEEQVLTLADLAQAEVIYGCNAVRGLYELIIQEN from the coding sequence ATGCATAGAAAAACAGTGATTGATTTTAGATCTTTGGGGGAGAGATACACCTTTACCCAGCCGATTAAAGAGTTAAAAACGAGAGATTTAGCAGAAGTGGCAAACTTGCTGGCACAAGTGGAAAGCTACCAAGAGCAAGGCTACTACGTGGTGGGCTATGTCAGCTATGAGGCTGCACCTGCTTTTGAGGAGAAATTAGCAGTTCACAAGGCACCTTTATTGCAAGAGTATTTGCTTTACTTTACTGTTCACGATAGGGTGGAGACCTCCCCTATTCCTCTGACTTATGATGGGGTTGATTTGCCTTCAAATTGGCAGGAAGTAACGTCTGAAAAGGACTATGAAAAGGCGATTGCTCAGATTCACCATCATTTACGCCAGGGGGACACCTATCAGGTCAACTACACCGTCCAACTCCAGCAAGACTTAAGTGCTAATCCTTTTGCCATCTACAATCGCATGGTGGTAGAGCAGGAGGCAGGCTACAATGCCTATGTTGAACATGACGAGATGGCAGTGATTTCCATGAGCCCAGAGCTCTTTTTTGAGCAAAATGGCCGCGAGTTGACAACGCGACCAATGAAGGGAACGACTCAGCGTGGCGTGACTGACCAAGAAGATCTTGCCCAAGCTAGCTGGTTAGAGCAGGATCCTAAAAATCGGTCTGAAAATATGATGATTGTGGACCTCTTGCGCAATGATATGAACCGTATTTCCGAAGTGGGCAGCGAGCACGTGGAGCGTCTGTGTCAGGTAGAGCAGTATTCGACTGTCTGGCAGATGACTTCGACCATCAAGAGTCAGTTGCGAGAGGATGTGAACTTGGTTACCATTTTTCGCTCTCTCTTTCCTTGTGGATCCATAACGGGAGCTCCGAAAATTGCAACTATGGAAATCATCAAGGACTTGGAGCCACAACCACGTGGAGTCTACTGTGGAACGATTGGTCTCTTGCTTCCATATGGGCGACGGATTTTTAATGTGGCCATTCGGACCATTCAACTCTACAAGGGTCAAGCTATCTATGGAGTTGGCGGAGGGATTACATGGGATAGCACATGGGAATCTGAATACCGCGAGATCCATCAAAAGGCAGCTGTTCTCTATCGTAAACAAGCTCGTTTTCAGCTGATTACTACTGGAAAAATCAGCCAGAAGTGCTTGCTGTTTGAGAATCAACATATAGAAAGACTGAGAAAAGCCAGTCGGTATTTTGCCTTTCCATTTGATTTAGAAGACTTGAAACAAAAGATAGAGGAGGAGTGTCAGGCTTGTGATGCTAATCAAGATTACCGCTTGCGTATTTCTCTTAGCAAATCTGGAAAGATAGAACTCAGTCGCCAAGTATTGGAACCTCTCAGTCTAAGTTTTTGTCAGGCCAAACTTTGTCTTCAGGAAGCGAATTTGCAACAAGCCTTTACCTACTTCAAAACGACTCACCGACCGCATTTGAGCCTAGGGGAACAAGAGAAAATTTACCACAATAAGTCAGGAGAACTACTTGAAACATCTATCGGAAATTTGGTTCTGAAAATTTCTGGGAAACTCTACACACCGCCTATCCGACTTGGAATTTTGCCAGGAATTTACCGTCAGTATTTGCTGGAAACAGGCCAGGTAGAAGAGCAAGTCTTGACCTTGGCAGATTTAGCCCAAGCAGAAGTTATTTACGGCTGTAATGCAGTGAGAGGTTTATATGAGCTAATCATACAGGAGAACTAG
- a CDS encoding thymidylate synthase, with product MTKADTIFKENIERILNEGVFSEQARPKYKDGTVANSKYITGAFAEYDLSKGEFPITTLRPIAIKSAIKEVLWIYQDQSNSLEVLNDKYNVHYWNDWEVGDTGTIGERYGAVVKKHDIINKILKQLEANPWNRRNIISLWDYQAFEETEGLLPCAFQTMFDVRRVDGEIYLDATLTQRSNDMLVAHHINAMQYVALQMMIAKHFGWKVGKFFYFINNLHIYDNQFEQAQELLRREPSNCQPRLVLNVPDKTNFFDIKAEDFELVDYDPVKPQLKFDLAI from the coding sequence ATGACAAAAGCAGATACGATTTTTAAAGAAAATATTGAACGAATCTTGAATGAAGGTGTTTTTTCTGAGCAGGCGCGTCCCAAGTACAAGGATGGAACGGTAGCTAACTCCAAGTACATCACAGGGGCCTTTGCAGAGTATGATTTGTCTAAGGGTGAATTTCCCATCACAACTTTGCGTCCTATCGCTATTAAATCAGCTATTAAAGAAGTGCTTTGGATTTACCAAGATCAATCAAATAGCCTGGAAGTTCTAAATGATAAATACAATGTTCATTATTGGAATGACTGGGAAGTGGGAGATACAGGGACAATCGGTGAGCGTTATGGGGCTGTTGTAAAGAAACACGACATCATTAACAAGATTCTCAAACAGTTGGAAGCCAACCCTTGGAATCGCCGCAATATCATATCGCTCTGGGATTATCAAGCTTTCGAAGAAACAGAAGGGCTGCTCCCATGCGCCTTTCAGACCATGTTTGATGTTCGCCGTGTTGATGGAGAAATCTATCTGGATGCGACCTTGACTCAGCGTTCGAATGACATGTTAGTAGCCCACCACATCAACGCTATGCAGTACGTAGCTCTTCAAATGATGATTGCCAAGCATTTTGGCTGGAAAGTTGGAAAGTTCTTCTACTTTATCAATAACCTTCATATCTATGACAATCAATTTGAACAAGCTCAGGAATTGCTTCGTCGTGAGCCGTCAAACTGCCAACCACGTTTGGTCTTGAATGTACCGGATAAGACTAATTTCTTTGATATTAAAGCAGAGGATTTTGAGCTGGTTGATTATGATCCTGTGAAACCACAATTGAAGTTTGACCTAGCTATTTAA
- a CDS encoding DUF3042 family protein, which yields MAKGFGKGLVTGVAGTVAAVAGAVYTFKKKVIEPEEQKTAFIEENRKKAARRRVSR from the coding sequence ATGGCTAAAGGATTCGGTAAAGGTCTTGTAACAGGTGTCGCAGGAACTGTTGCTGCCGTTGCAGGTGCAGTATACACTTTCAAAAAGAAAGTGATTGAACCAGAAGAGCAAAAAACAGCTTTCATCGAAGAAAACCGTAAGAAAGCAGCTCGTCGCCGCGTATCACGTTAA
- a CDS encoding ZmpA/ZmpB/ZmpC family metallo-endopeptidase, whose product MKKTKQQLEKITKYSIRKLTVGVGPVAIGAFLFGASTLSVDKVQANEVSGSHSIHYRYLAEQELTESEKALIHHEVPSEFQDDDILYVVYRKKATNSQQLPYTGSKELALAGLGLATASLAVFLVSKKGRKEVLGVLLIGSLGASTFVPYGAFAFENKELLSYNQTISASTHEGLAEGIIHIDGYEYIGYFKEAELHPSRPVSTEQPQLPVEKQSSKEIEKTEVVQETSAVAPEPAVEKPLVQTPVAPAIEEKPVSEKPQTRQEESLVEIPFETVTKPDANLAEGETRIVSAGVKGQRRLITKVSMVNGQEVREVIEDQVVQNPVSQVIVVGTKKVEQPAPAPVPQAEPTHQVAKGTQEEGKTGQALTQPELPEAPVEAKGTQEEGKEGQALTQPELPEASVEAKGTQEKGKEGQALTQPELPEAPVEAKGTQEEGKVGQALTQPELPEAPIEAKGTQEEGKEGQALVQDQLPEYKVTEGTLVETSTTDLDYKTETTEDPTKYTDEETVVRNGEKGSQVTKTTYKTVEGVKTDQVLSTSTEVTKEPVNQQVSRGTKPIEGTLVEESLEKIPFKEIVKEDDQLKKGLEVVAQEGKEGQKKITKTFNTIKGVKTEDAPKVTEEILEAPQDKILKRGTKSFEKPVLTITAVESKDLKRTSDVKYSLENPSKAAIKSITLTLKKGDEIVKTLNVSPDDLTTTLTDLQYYKDYKLETKMVYNRGEGDEEEVLKEEPLRIDLKKVEIKNIKETSLMSVDADGNETDTSLLTEKPADPAPLYLRVTTHDNKITRLAVDKIEEVEKDGKTLYKVTAKAPDLIQRNADNTLSEEYVHYFEKQKLKEGNVYYNFNELVKDMKANPSGEFKLGADLNAANVPTPNKEYVPGTFKGKLSSVDGQRYSIHNMSRQLFGGIEGGSVKDVNLANVAINMPWIDNISALARTVKNATVENIKVTGSILGRDGIAGIINKGDTGAQLTNVAFIGNLTGVGNRGWDFGGIAGELWKGNIDKAYVDANMVANKARIGGLVARTDNSGDPNGIGKYGAVRNAVTKGTIKVKDPVETGGFISKNWAWGKVADSVSMMKVENGEVFYGSKDIAEDGGYFSNNALERNFIVKDVSTGKRSFRFSTSDRIKEVSQEEADKKIATLGITATDYVINPLVSDTLNNVKPKSDTYKDTQDYDASRELAYRNVEKLQPFYNKEWIVNQGNKLATDSPLMTKEVLSVTAMKGNDFVTNLTDADHIMVHYADKTKDIFTISPKDSRVKQVKEYSVAELGEVVYTPNMVVKDRADLISAIESKLSPVELQSDPIYQHLGRTGGNKVNAIKDLYLEESFKYVKDNLTQFVTKLVENEDHQLNTDEAAKRALIKKIDDNKAAVLLGLSYLNRYYGVKFDDFNIKELMLFKPDFYGKNVGVLDFLIKVGSKESNIKGDRTLEAYRETIGGVIGISELNSFLDYNMRLFTSDTDLNDWFIKATKDNVYIVEPKTTTPEFADKKHRAYEGLNNDMHGKMILPLLNLKDAHMFLISTYNTMAYSSFEKYGKNTAEEREAFNAEINKVAKGQQNYLDFWSRLSLDKVRNQLLKSNNMVPTPVLDNQNYKGISTDKYGHTNSGKDVAPIRELYGPTGRYHATDWRMGAVARIYGNPYKDDSVFFMVTDMISDFGISAFTHETTHVNDRMVYLGGSRHREGTDLEAFAQGMLQTPSVSNPNGEYKALGLNMAYERPNDGNQWYNTNPNDLKSRDEIDRYMKGYNDTLMLLDYLEGEAVLDKANQDLNNAWFKKVDKQYRGNNTKNQFDKVRPLSDEEKAIPLRTVDDLVTNNFMTNRGPGNRVYNPTDFDSAYVNVPMMSGIYGGNTSEGAPGAMSFKHNTFRMWGYYGYEKGFLNYASNMLKNESKQAGHASLGDDFIIKKVSDGKFNTLEDWKKAYFKEVVDQAKAGFTPVTIDGTTYSSYDDLKNAFSAAVDKDKATLKNGSVKFDNTVSLKEKLFKKLLQQTNSFKSSIFK is encoded by the coding sequence ATGAAAAAAACAAAACAACAACTAGAAAAAATCACCAAATATTCGATTCGCAAGCTAACTGTTGGGGTAGGTCCTGTAGCCATCGGGGCCTTCCTTTTTGGTGCTAGTACCCTTTCAGTAGATAAGGTTCAAGCCAATGAAGTCAGCGGTTCTCATAGTATTCATTACCGTTATTTGGCGGAGCAGGAATTGACCGAGTCTGAAAAAGCCCTGATTCACCATGAGGTTCCATCAGAATTTCAAGATGATGATATTCTTTATGTAGTTTATCGCAAAAAGGCAACTAACAGTCAACAACTTCCCTATACAGGAAGTAAGGAACTAGCCTTGGCAGGACTCGGCTTGGCAACGGCCTCGCTAGCAGTCTTTTTGGTGTCCAAAAAAGGTCGTAAAGAGGTTTTAGGTGTTCTCTTGATTGGTTCTTTAGGAGCTAGCACTTTTGTACCTTATGGGGCATTTGCGTTTGAAAATAAAGAATTACTTTCTTATAACCAAACTATTTCGGCCTCTACACATGAAGGATTGGCTGAAGGGATTATCCACATTGATGGCTATGAATACATTGGTTACTTCAAGGAAGCAGAACTCCATCCATCAAGACCAGTTTCAACTGAACAGCCTCAGTTGCCAGTAGAAAAGCAAAGTTCAAAAGAAATTGAGAAAACAGAAGTCGTTCAAGAAACATCTGCTGTTGCTCCGGAACCTGCTGTCGAAAAACCTCTAGTCCAAACTCCAGTTGCCCCTGCTATTGAAGAAAAACCAGTTTCTGAGAAACCTCAGACTAGACAGGAAGAGAGCTTGGTGGAGATTCCGTTTGAAACAGTCACAAAGCCAGATGCGAATCTAGCAGAAGGAGAGACTCGTATCGTCTCAGCTGGAGTAAAGGGTCAGCGTCGTCTTATAACTAAAGTATCGATGGTTAACGGTCAAGAAGTTAGAGAAGTTATCGAAGACCAAGTGGTTCAAAATCCTGTGTCGCAAGTCATTGTAGTGGGAACGAAGAAAGTTGAGCAACCTGCTCCAGCTCCAGTACCACAAGCTGAACCAACGCATCAAGTAGCAAAAGGTACACAAGAGGAAGGTAAGACAGGCCAAGCTTTAACACAACCAGAATTACCAGAGGCTCCAGTAGAAGCAAAAGGCACCCAAGAGGAAGGTAAAGAAGGTCAAGCACTAACACAGCCAGAATTACCAGAGGCTTCAGTTGAAGCGAAAGGGACTCAAGAGAAAGGCAAAGAAGGCCAGGCTTTAACACAGCCAGAATTACCAGAGGCTCCAGTAGAAGCAAAAGGTACCCAAGAGGAGGGTAAAGTAGGTCAAGCCTTAACACAGCCAGAATTACCAGAAGCTCCAATCGAAGCGAAAGGTACACAAGAGGAAGGCAAAGAAGGCCAGGCCCTTGTACAAGATCAGTTACCTGAGTACAAAGTAACTGAGGGAACCCTTGTTGAAACATCGACTACAGACCTAGACTACAAAACTGAAACGACTGAGGATCCAACCAAGTATACGGACGAAGAAACTGTTGTAAGAAATGGTGAAAAAGGTAGTCAAGTTACTAAAACAACTTATAAAACAGTAGAAGGTGTTAAAACTGACCAAGTTCTTTCAACTAGCACAGAAGTTACCAAGGAACCTGTAAACCAACAGGTAAGTCGTGGGACAAAACCAATTGAGGGAACTCTTGTAGAAGAAAGTCTTGAAAAGATTCCATTTAAGGAAATTGTTAAAGAAGATGACCAACTGAAAAAAGGTCTAGAAGTTGTAGCTCAAGAAGGTAAAGAAGGTCAGAAAAAAATCACCAAGACTTTTAATACCATTAAGGGAGTTAAAACAGAAGACGCTCCAAAAGTTACAGAGGAAATCCTTGAGGCACCGCAAGACAAAATTTTGAAACGTGGTACCAAGAGTTTTGAAAAACCAGTATTGACCATCACAGCAGTTGAATCTAAGGATTTGAAGCGTACTTCAGATGTTAAGTATAGTCTAGAAAATCCAAGTAAGGCGGCCATTAAATCTATTACTCTAACTCTGAAAAAAGGTGATGAGATTGTCAAAACCTTGAATGTTTCACCAGACGACTTGACAACTACCCTGACAGATTTACAGTACTACAAGGATTATAAACTTGAAACGAAGATGGTTTATAACCGTGGTGAGGGTGATGAGGAAGAAGTTCTGAAGGAAGAACCGCTAAGAATTGATCTCAAAAAAGTTGAAATAAAAAACATCAAGGAAACAAGTTTGATGAGTGTGGACGCTGATGGTAACGAAACAGACACTAGTCTACTGACAGAAAAACCAGCTGATCCTGCTCCGCTTTATTTACGAGTGACCACTCATGACAATAAAATAACAAGACTGGCTGTTGATAAGATTGAAGAAGTAGAAAAAGACGGAAAAACTTTATACAAAGTTACTGCCAAAGCACCTGATTTGATTCAACGAAATGCTGATAACACACTTAGCGAAGAGTATGTTCATTATTTTGAAAAACAAAAATTAAAAGAAGGTAATGTTTACTACAACTTCAACGAACTTGTAAAAGATATGAAAGCTAACCCTAGTGGTGAGTTTAAACTTGGCGCAGATCTAAATGCAGCTAATGTACCAACTCCAAATAAAGAGTATGTTCCAGGTACATTTAAGGGTAAGTTATCGAGTGTTGACGGACAACGTTATTCAATCCACAATATGTCTCGTCAACTATTTGGTGGTATTGAAGGTGGTTCTGTAAAAGATGTTAATTTAGCTAATGTTGCTATCAACATGCCTTGGATTGACAATATTTCTGCACTTGCTAGAACTGTTAAAAATGCTACGGTTGAAAACATTAAAGTAACTGGTAGTATTCTCGGTAGAGATGGAATTGCTGGTATTATTAATAAAGGAGATACGGGAGCTCAATTAACAAATGTTGCATTTATCGGTAATCTTACGGGTGTTGGTAACAGAGGTTGGGATTTCGGTGGTATTGCCGGAGAGCTTTGGAAAGGTAATATCGATAAAGCTTATGTAGATGCTAATATGGTAGCTAATAAAGCTCGTATCGGTGGTCTTGTTGCTAGAACGGACAACAGTGGTGACCCTAATGGAATCGGTAAATACGGGGCTGTCCGTAATGCTGTTACAAAAGGAACTATTAAAGTAAAAGATCCTGTTGAAACAGGTGGATTCATCAGTAAAAACTGGGCATGGGGTAAAGTTGCTGACTCTGTGTCTATGATGAAAGTTGAAAATGGTGAAGTATTCTATGGATCTAAAGATATTGCTGAAGATGGTGGTTACTTCTCAAACAATGCCTTAGAACGTAACTTTATAGTGAAAGATGTAAGTACAGGTAAGCGTTCATTCAGATTCTCTACTTCTGATAGAATTAAAGAGGTTTCTCAAGAAGAAGCAGACAAGAAAATTGCAACATTAGGAATTACAGCCACTGATTATGTTATCAATCCTCTTGTTTCAGATACACTAAATAATGTAAAACCAAAATCTGACACTTACAAAGATACTCAGGATTACGACGCATCTCGTGAACTTGCTTACCGTAATGTTGAAAAACTTCAACCGTTCTACAACAAAGAATGGATTGTAAATCAAGGAAATAAATTAGCCACTGATAGTCCATTAATGACTAAAGAAGTATTGTCTGTAACTGCAATGAAAGGCAATGACTTTGTCACAAACCTTACAGATGCTGACCATATTATGGTTCATTACGCAGATAAGACAAAAGATATCTTTACAATTTCACCAAAGGATTCTCGAGTGAAGCAAGTAAAAGAGTACAGCGTGGCTGAATTGGGTGAAGTTGTTTACACACCAAATATGGTGGTTAAAGATCGTGCAGATTTAATCAGCGCTATCGAAAGCAAGTTAAGTCCAGTTGAATTGCAATCTGACCCGATTTACCAACACTTGGGTAGAACTGGTGGCAATAAAGTCAATGCAATTAAGGATTTGTACTTAGAAGAAAGCTTCAAGTATGTTAAAGATAATCTTACTCAATTCGTTACGAAGTTAGTAGAAAATGAAGATCACCAGCTTAACACAGATGAAGCTGCAAAACGTGCCTTGATTAAGAAAATCGATGACAACAAGGCTGCAGTTCTTCTTGGATTATCTTACCTCAATCGTTACTATGGTGTTAAATTCGATGACTTTAATATTAAAGAATTAATGCTATTCAAACCGGACTTCTATGGTAAGAATGTTGGTGTGTTAGACTTCTTAATTAAGGTTGGTTCGAAAGAAAGTAACATTAAAGGTGATCGAACTTTAGAAGCTTATCGCGAAACGATCGGTGGCGTTATCGGTATCAGTGAGTTAAATAGTTTCTTAGACTATAATATGCGTCTATTCACAAGTGACACAGATTTAAACGATTGGTTCATAAAAGCTACTAAAGATAATGTCTATATCGTTGAACCGAAGACAACAACTCCTGAATTTGCTGATAAGAAACACAGAGCCTACGAGGGATTAAACAACGACATGCATGGTAAGATGATTCTGCCACTTCTGAATTTAAAAGATGCACATATGTTCTTAATCTCAACATATAATACGATGGCTTACAGTTCATTTGAAAAATACGGTAAGAATACAGCAGAAGAACGCGAAGCATTCAATGCTGAAATCAATAAAGTCGCTAAAGGTCAACAAAATTACCTAGACTTCTGGTCTCGTTTATCATTAGATAAAGTTCGTAATCAACTGCTTAAGAGCAACAACATGGTACCAACTCCTGTGTTAGATAACCAAAACTATAAGGGAATCAGCACAGATAAATACGGACATACGAATAGTGGTAAGGATGTGGCGCCTATCCGTGAATTATACGGACCAACAGGTCGTTATCATGCAACTGACTGGCGTATGGGAGCTGTAGCTCGTATTTACGGTAATCCTTATAAGGATGATTCAGTCTTCTTCATGGTTACTGATATGATTAGTGACTTCGGTATCTCAGCCTTCACTCACGAAACAACTCACGTAAATGACCGTATGGTTTACTTAGGTGGCTCAAGACACCGTGAAGGAACAGATCTTGAAGCATTTGCACAAGGAATGTTGCAAACTCCATCAGTGTCAAATCCAAACGGTGAATATAAAGCCCTAGGTCTCAATATGGCTTATGAACGTCCAAATGATGGAAATCAATGGTATAACACAAATCCAAATGATCTGAAATCACGTGACGAAATTGATCGTTACATGAAGGGCTACAATGACACCCTCATGCTTCTGGATTACCTGGAAGGAGAGGCTGTTCTCGATAAGGCAAATCAAGATTTGAACAATGCTTGGTTCAAGAAGGTTGATAAGCAATACCGAGGAAATAACACCAAGAACCAATTCGATAAGGTTAGACCTTTAAGTGATGAGGAAAAAGCTATTCCTTTACGTACAGTAGATGACTTAGTAACCAATAACTTTATGACTAACCGTGGTCCAGGTAACAGAGTTTATAATCCTACTGACTTTGATTCTGCTTATGTGAACGTTCCAATGATGTCTGGTATCTATGGTGGTAACACAAGTGAAGGAGCGCCAGGAGCAATGTCATTTAAACATAACACCTTCCGTATGTGGGGTTATTATGGATATGAAAAAGGCTTCCTAAATTATGCTTCTAACATGCTGAAAAATGAGTCTAAACAAGCAGGTCATGCTAGTCTAGGAGATGACTTTATCATTAAGAAAGTTTCTGATGGTAAATTTAATACTCTAGAAGATTGGAAGAAAGCATACTTCAAAGAAGTTGTTGATCAAGCGAAAGCAGGATTTACCCCAGTTACAATTGACGGTACTACATATAGTAGTTACGATGACTTGAAGAATGCATTCTCTGCTGCCGTTGATAAAGATAAAGCTACTCTTAAAAATGGATCAGTTAAATTTGATAACACTGTATCACTTAAAGAGAAATTATTCAAAAAACTTCTTCAACAAACAAACAGCTTTAAATCTTCAATCTTTAAATAA
- a CDS encoding alpha/beta fold hydrolase, whose amino-acid sequence MKLIFLHGLGQSAESWKEVRNRLTDYPSEAIELFPFGVSNYQQARERVYHHLAQETEPFILVGLSLGAALALELSSYDLPNLQALVLSGCPLKLAGNIPFCIQLLIFKLLPKRVFEKQGADKALMVGVSEELKTLDLTDISRTCPYPTLLICGSKDKPNLSSMRSLHKLISESQFQIIPDGPHVLNEAKPKEFAKQIKSFLELLK is encoded by the coding sequence ATGAAACTGATATTTTTGCACGGGCTAGGGCAGTCAGCAGAGTCTTGGAAAGAAGTTCGAAATCGACTGACAGATTATCCTTCGGAGGCTATTGAGTTATTTCCTTTTGGAGTTAGCAACTATCAACAAGCAAGAGAGCGAGTTTATCATCATCTAGCTCAAGAGACAGAACCTTTTATTTTGGTTGGATTGTCCTTAGGTGCTGCCCTGGCATTAGAACTATCTAGTTACGATTTACCAAATCTTCAAGCCTTGGTTTTGTCAGGTTGCCCACTGAAACTAGCGGGTAACATTCCTTTTTGCATTCAATTGCTGATATTTAAATTACTTCCCAAAAGAGTATTTGAAAAACAGGGAGCAGACAAAGCTCTTATGGTCGGAGTTTCTGAGGAATTGAAGACACTTGATTTAACGGATATATCAAGAACTTGTCCTTATCCAACCTTACTAATTTGTGGCAGCAAAGATAAACCGAATCTTAGTTCTATGAGAAGTCTTCATAAACTAATATCAGAATCTCAATTTCAGATTATACCAGATGGTCCTCATGTCTTGAATGAGGCTAAACCAAAAGAGTTTGCTAAACAGATTAAATCTTTCCTTGAATTGCTGAAATAA
- a CDS encoding ROK family glucokinase, whose protein sequence is MSQKIIGIDLGGTSIKFAILTQEGEIQEKWSIKTNILDEGSHIVDEMIETIQHRLGLLGLSAEDFRGIGMGSPGVVDREKGTVIGAYNLNWKTLQPIKEKMEKALGIPFFIDNDANVAALGERWMGAGDNQPDVVFMTLGTGVGGGIVAEGKLLHGVAGAAGELGHITVDFDQPIACTCGKKGCLETVASATGIVNLTRRYADEYEGDAELKRLIDDGAEVTAKTVFDLAKEGDDLALIVYRNFSRYLGIACANIGSILNPSTIVIGGGVSAAGEFLLQGVQKVYDENTFPQVRTSTKLALATLGNDAGVIGAASLVLQ, encoded by the coding sequence ATGAGTCAAAAGATTATTGGGATTGACCTTGGTGGAACTTCTATCAAGTTCGCTATTTTAACGCAAGAAGGAGAAATCCAAGAAAAATGGTCTATTAAGACAAACATTTTGGATGAAGGAAGCCATATCGTAGACGAAATGATTGAAACGATTCAACACCGATTGGGCTTGCTTGGATTGTCTGCTGAAGATTTCCGTGGAATTGGTATGGGATCACCTGGTGTGGTTGACCGTGAAAAAGGGACTGTTATTGGTGCCTATAACTTGAACTGGAAAACTCTTCAACCAATCAAAGAAAAAATGGAAAAAGCTTTGGGGATTCCATTCTTTATAGACAATGATGCCAACGTGGCAGCTCTTGGTGAGCGTTGGATGGGTGCTGGTGACAACCAACCAGATGTTGTCTTTATGACACTTGGTACAGGTGTTGGTGGCGGTATCGTAGCAGAAGGTAAATTGCTTCACGGTGTTGCAGGTGCTGCTGGTGAACTTGGACACATCACAGTTGACTTTGATCAACCAATCGCATGTACTTGTGGTAAAAAAGGCTGTCTTGAGACAGTAGCTTCAGCGACAGGTATCGTTAATTTGACTCGTCGTTACGCAGATGAATACGAAGGCGACGCAGAGTTGAAACGCTTGATTGATGACGGAGCAGAAGTAACAGCTAAAACTGTCTTTGATTTGGCAAAAGAAGGAGACGACCTTGCTTTGATTGTTTACCGTAACTTCTCACGTTACTTGGGAATCGCTTGTGCCAACATCGGCTCAATCCTAAACCCATCAACAATCGTTATTGGTGGTGGTGTATCAGCTGCAGGAGAATTCCTTCTACAAGGTGTTCAAAAAGTCTACGATGAAAATACCTTCCCACAAGTACGCACATCCACAAAATTGGCTCTTGCAACACTAGGAAATGACGCTGGAGTTATCGGAGCAGCATCACTTGTATTGCAGTAA
- a CDS encoding TIGR01440 family protein: MKEKDIQRDTSQIVKDVLEKANLKQGSIFVLGLSSSEVIGGQIGKESSQEMGEIIVKTILDILEEKGIHLAVQGCEHINRALVVERQVAEQFGLEMVSVLPTLHAGGSGQLAAFKFMQDPVEVEFIKAHAGLDIGDTAIGMHVKHVQVPIRPLLREIGHAHVTALASRPKLIGGARAHYPQDSIRKS, translated from the coding sequence ATGAAGGAAAAAGACATTCAAAGAGACACAAGCCAGATTGTAAAAGATGTATTAGAAAAGGCCAATTTGAAGCAGGGATCTATCTTTGTTTTGGGCCTTTCTTCTAGTGAGGTGATAGGCGGTCAGATTGGCAAGGAATCCAGCCAAGAAATGGGGGAAATCATTGTGAAGACCATCCTAGATATCCTGGAGGAAAAAGGAATTCATCTAGCTGTCCAAGGTTGTGAACATATCAATCGGGCCCTCGTTGTTGAACGTCAGGTGGCAGAGCAGTTTGGTCTGGAAATGGTCAGTGTCCTTCCCACTCTCCATGCAGGAGGTTCAGGTCAGTTGGCAGCCTTCAAATTTATGCAAGATCCCGTTGAGGTAGAATTTATCAAGGCTCATGCTGGATTGGATATCGGAGATACTGCAATTGGTATGCATGTCAAGCATGTTCAGGTTCCAATTCGCCCTCTTTTGAGAGAGATTGGGCATGCCCATGTAACGGCGCTTGCTAGCCGTCCAAAATTAATCGGAGGTGCGCGTGCGCACTATCCACAAGATTCTATCAGAAAGTCGTGA